The region TTTGATAAATTTTGAAAACCTACTACAAACGATTTAACAGCACCAGGATAAAGAGTAAAGCTAAATTCATTTTGATCTAAAACTAAAGCTAGTTCTTCAAGCGGGGCAAACGAAAACCCTTCTGCTGGAACTGTTATATTAAAAGTAAAAACCTTTTGTCTATCAGAATAATTTACGAAGAGATTCAATTTGTAATCACCAGGAGAAAGTAAATATTTTGGTGTTCCATAGAACATTACTTTATTACCTTTTAAAATCCTTTGAGCGGACAAATTATTTCTTTCCATATATTGAATCTTTAACGGGAACCTTTCAATAATTTTTCCTTTTTGATCCCTTAAAACTGCTTCTATTGATACAATCAGATCAAAACTTGAGTCATTAAGAATTGAGGTTACAACGGTAGGTCGTCGCTCTTCGTTAGGAACAACTTCAAGATCATCTATACGTATTTGTGTAATTGTTATACCTTCAACATGTATTGTCAATCTGATAGCATATCTAATAATTATTCCTAACTGCCCGCTTGTTTCGACCCTTGGGGTAAACATTAAAATAAAATTATACGTACCAAAAGGAGCATTCATGGGAATATTTATTTTTACCTCGGTAGCAGTTGTTGTGCCTGCTGGTACTGTTACCAGATTATCATATTGAATCCAACTCGAATATAAAAAAGAATCAGGATCAACTTCTTCATAATTGAAATTTCCAGAAAAATCTTGCACCAATTGAAAAAGCGCAATACTGACTTGTTGTGTAGTATTTCCAGGTAGTATGTAGAAGGTTTCAGTTATCGTTTCACCAGGTCTGACATATTTTTCAACAGATAAAGGAGTCACACTAATTTGAGAGAAAGAAATCAAAAAAAACAAAACAGAAAAAATAATAATTAAAAACACATTTTTCGTAGTAGACACAAACATCCTCCTTTCCCATAATAAAACCCAAAATCGAAGGAACTAAAAACTAGTAAGATCTAATTATATAACAAAATAAGAAAAATAAAAATTTGCCCCTTCAAGTTAATTTTAACACTTTTGGGGGCAAATTCTTAACTTTTTATTATTATTTATTTTTATACAAATTTTTATATTGAACTAATTGTAAAAACAACATCAGCAATGTGGGTGTTTGCAGGAACGGTTCCATAACTTAAATAATCATTAATATACGCAGTAGCATTGAAATACGCAGTAGCATTGAAACTTACTTCTCCTGGTTGTCCAAAACCACTTACAGATTTATCTATTGTTACACTAATTAAGTTTGCCCAATTTGAATATGATTGAACTGGTAATAGAGAGTAATCCACATCATAATTAACATTCGCTTCAGCCAATAATGCAACCGTATCTTCAACTGTACTTTCTGGATCAGCAGGATCAAAAACTAAATTAAAAGCTCCATCAACTTCTTCATTCACTGTAATTCTTACAAAAGCCGGAACCTCTAAATAAACAGGAACAGTTTCTGTATCTGCTACTGCTAACACTGATACTGCTAAAACCAATAATACTGACAATATTCCTAAAATTCTTTTCATACCTTGTTACGATTAAGTCTATATAATGGTGTAAAAAGAAAAATAAGTTGAGCCAAAGCTCATGCCTCGGTTAGAATATAGTTACGACACAAATACCAAACCGAGGAGGATGAACCATGGCTCAGTTTAATATTACTATAACCGAGGAACTTTTGCACGGATTATTTTTATCAAATGGCAGGGATGAAGCATTTTCTAAATTATTGGAAGAAATCTTCAACCAGGTTCTCTTAGCCCAATCTACAGAACAAATAGGAGCAGAACCTTATGAGCGTACAGAAACAAGAACCGCCTACCGCAATGGATTTCGAGAAAGACAATTGACTACTCGAGTGGGCACACTCACTTTGCGGGTACCGAGGCATCGCAATGGCCAGTTCTCTACAGAACTATTTTCCCGTTATCAACGCAGTGAACAAGCACTGGTGCTGGCAATGATGGAGATGGTCATAAATGGCGTTTCTACCCGAAAAGTAGAGCAAATTACCGAAGAACTATGCGGCAAGAAATTTTCTAAATCAGCTGTCTCCACTCTTTGCAAGAAGCTTGATCCCATAGTGGAGGCATTTAGAACACGACCTTTAAAGTGCCATTATCCCTTTCTCACGGTGGATGCCATCTATGTAAAGGTTAGAGAAAATGGTCGTGTACAGTCAAGAGGTTTGTTGATTGCCGTAGCCGTAAACGAGGAAGGCTATCGTGAAATCATTGGATTTCAATTAGCTAACAGCGAATCAGAAAGCAGTTGGGGAGAGTTCTTTTCTTCCCTTAAAGACCGGGGACTAAAAAATGTCGATCTTGTTACCTCCGATGACCACAAAGGATTGGTTAATGCTGTTAGAAGGCACTTTCAGGGAGCTAGTTGGCAGCGCTGCCAAACTCATTTTTCCAGGAACATGCTGGACCATACACCCAAAGCATTGCAGCCTGAAGTTAAGGAAGAACTACGCCGGCTTTATGAAGCTGTTGATCTTGAGAGCGCTCGCAAAATCCGGGATCAGATCATCGAAACTTATGAAGCCAAGGCACCGAAAATGACAGGCCTTCTAGACGAGGCATTTGATGACATAACTGCAGTGCTTGCACTACCTCTAAAGTATAGAAAAAGGCTTCGTACTACCAATGGTGTCGAGAGGCTTAACCAGGAAATTCGCCGTCGAGAACGAGTGATTAGGATCTTCCCTAATGAGGCATCTGTCATACGTCTCATGGGCGCTCTATTGATGGAACAGGATGAAAAGTGGCAGACGGGGCGTAAATACTTTGATATGCAGCTGTATTACCAAACCCATAAGGAGAAGAATCCAAACCCCATCACTGCTGCATAAAACACGCATTTATTCCACGTTCTGTTGACAACGAGCCTCTCATGGCATGTTTATAGGCATCACGGGCATCACCCCTTACTTTAATGGGGGTCAGGCCTTGGTGAGAAGGTGATGCCCGGCTAGCTAGCCTAACATGCCATGTACTCATTGTCAACAGCTTTCGCGGCATAAACGCTTATGATTATTGACTTATTAAGGTACTATATTGTAACCGAGGTAATTTACACACTATTTTGGACTTGACTCCTTGTTACCCCCTAATAAATATTATATTATTTAAGATTTTTATATCTTTAACAACATTATATTTTTAGAACTAAAAATTCAATAATTATCAATAAAAATTCAATCAAAATTATGTTACAGTTTCACGTATTATTATAAAACTCACTTCACTCAATTATATTGGCTTTTTTATTACATGCTTTTCATAAGTTCATAAATATCTATTTAATTTTAAAATCCCACAACATCAACAAAAAATGTCATCGGATACATCACAAGGTTTCTATCTTAGACACTATTATTTCGATATTTCCAATCTGTCCTTCAAATTGAGGCAGCTTACTACTTACAAATTCAGACATATCCATTTCGAAAATTAATTTGTATTTCTCTATTCCTTTGTTTCTTTCCGCAAAAAGACGTTCTTTAGCACTGACTATCAACTGATTTGATAGGTCTGTTATATAAGAACCGTAAGTTTCCTCAACAAGCATCTTAATTTCTTCATTCAGATCGTTTTTTAATTTAAATTCTAATACTAATAAATAATCAATATTTGCATAGACATCAAATAAAATACTATCCTGAAAGATTATATAGCCTTCTGATAAATTGATCTCAAAGGACATTTGATCTTTACTCAAATTCGTAATCTTTATAAACTCTGGAACACTTAAATATACAGATATTGTTTGGCTGTCAGAAACCTGTGCATATGAAATAGTGATTCCTAATATTAAAAAAAATAAAGCAGTAATTATTTTATACAACTTCACGCCTTTTATCCCCCATATATATTGCTCATTATAATTGAAATAAACAATATTCTTTCTTATTATATCTTTATTATAAAAATAAGAATAAATATTATTATAAAAATAATAAAACAATATTTTTGTAAATTTTCGAAGTGAAGAGTATCAAAAATACATGCTTTTTGAATTTATAAAATTAAGATCTGAGAGGATCCTCCCTTGCTCTCAACAACATTATCAAAGGGCCTTAGTATAGATGTAGGAAGTTAACTCGAATCTGATATTAGGAAGAAGAAAGGGTAATATAAACATTCCCTATTCGAACATCGTTATCTACAGTAAAAACTCCGTCTTGAAAAAGGATCAAAATTTGTTCTTTCTTTTGATTCCATAAATCAGCAAAGTTTGCTTTTAATTCAATATCAAAAGAATATTCGCCATTACTAACAGGAATTGTTTGATCATTTATCAAAAATATGTAATTGTGTAATAAATTGTATTCATTAAATATTTCCAGTTTCAAATTAATATTAAATGATGGGATACTAGAAGTTATAGTTACAGGTACAACAGAAGTATAACCATTTTCTGGATTTGCAGGATTAAAAATCAAGTGAAAACTTCCATCAACAACAACATTTATCGAAGGTCCTGTTATAAGATAATAAACAGGAATAGCAACATAAAAATAATAACCACCTTCCATCGGAATTGAAACAACTGCATCTGCAACATGTAAACCTTCTTGTGGACAACCTGCATCAAAATACATTTTTTGTAATTTAGCCGCGTAATTATTATAATGATTGCCAATATTTGTACCAACTTGTACAGAGAAATTTATAGAACTGCCTGAAAAATAAGGGCTTTGAGTCCCTGTCAACTTCAATTCGTCAGTTAAAAATTCAAATTCTTGATTAACTGGTTGCAAATGTACTCTAAGATTTAAGGGAGGTAAATTGTTTGAAGAAAATATAACATTAGAAAATTCTTCTTTCCACCATATAGAATTAGTTTCACCTTCATACAACGGTGTAAAATCAAATACAATTTTATTCTCAGTCATACTATATTCTATATCATAATTTGGAACAACATATACAATATTATAATATGCAATATTACTACCATTCGATTTAAGCATAACTTGTCCAATATTTATTCTTTGACCTTCAAGCAGAAAGATTTTTTGAAAATTGGCTTCCCACAAGGCACGCTTTTGTAAATCAAGCCTAATTAAAAATGCATTGTTTTCATAGTATCCATTAAGCGTTAAATAATTATTACCCATATTTTCTTCATAACAAAACAAATTATAATTACTATTAAAAGACAGTTCAGAAGATAGACCGGATTGTGCACCGGTTAGTCTAATTATTCGAACATCATTATCAACATTGTTTTGGTCAAATATAAATTCGATATCTCCTAAATATCCTGAATAATTTGTTGAAAATGAAGTTAAAGTAAAAAATATAAATAATGTAATATAAAGTAATTTCTTCATACTATTTTAACTCCTTCTTTCTTTTTAAAACCTTATTATTAAATATTATACCTTATTTCAAGAATTTATATAAATTTTATCAATAAAAATTCAATAAAAATTATAAATACCTCTTAAAATCATTACTATAAATTAACAATAAATTTGACTTTTTCATTTTATCATGATATAATTTTATTGAAAATTTATTAAGGTAGGGAAATTTTATGAAAAAGATAAATTTTGTAACATTATTTATAATTTCTTTGTTTTTAATAAGTAGTTTATCTTTTTCGCAGACACAAGACAATGTCTCAATACCTGTGTTTGTAAGTATACCAAGTTATGCAAGTATTGAAGTAGATACAAATAGGATGGATTATGAATTAGACTTATCATCCCCTCAGAATATGGAAAAAGATATCAATGTAAGAATAATTGCTAACACCCCTTATCAGGTAGATGTTGGATTTGTTGCTAGTGTGGAAAATACAACACTTTCTGAATTTTTAAATGAGTGTTTTACTTATCAAATAGATTCAAAAGAACCAACCTTAGGTGTAATTGAAAGATCTATATCCGTAGGGTTTAATTTCAAAGATACATTACAAAATAATTCTGAACTAGAAGAAGAATTAATGAAAAATGGAGAATTTAATGATAAAGTTGGTAATTTCATATTCACTGTATTCGCTATTTAAAATTCCAGCAAAATAAAATCAAATACTATTTATATAAAAGGCAGAATAAGTCTGCCTTTTTTTATTTACAGTAACAATATTAATAAAATTTAACATATTATTCTTTTCCAGTAAACTTTTATCAAGTAAAATATTCTTCGCAGAGGTGAGAAATATGTTTAACGAGGAGCTTAAAAGTAGTCAACTAGTTGTTGAATATGAAAAGTTTGAAAAGATTATTGAAAGAAGAATAATTATTAGAAATTGGAAAGAAATTGAGCTACCCGCTGAGAATTCAAAAATTTTATCCCCCATTGAAGTTTTTTTTATACTTGAAAAGCGAGATAACCAAGTTTATGCTAGCGGAAAAGTAGAAACGTTGTTACAACTACATTGTTCTAGATGTTTGAAACCAATAGAATATTGGGTCGATGAAAATTTCGATTCTATATATATTGATAGAAGGTATGAAAAATTTCTTTCTAAATCAGAACAATTAAAGTCACTAGAAAACACCATTTATTATGATAATTCCATAATTGATTTGACAAATAGAGTAATTGAAGCTATAATATTAGCAGTACCAGAAATTCCTTTATGTAAAGAAGACTGTAAAGGATTATGTCAAATTTGTGGAGTTGATTTAAATGAAAATCCAAATCACTCTTGTGAAACTGATGAAATTGATCCTAGACTGTTGCCATTAAAAAAATTACTGGAAAAGTAGTGCTTTTTAAAGAGCGTTTTTAAAAGATACTTGCAATTAATAATTTGTAATTTCAAATCTAAAGGAGGAACTATTCATGGCTGTACCAAAACAAAAACCATCTCGAAGTAGAACCCATTCAAGAAAGGCAAAGCTTTATGCAGCTTACAAAATTAATGTTGTTAAATGCCAAAAATGTGGTGAGCCTAAGTTACCACATAGA is a window of Defluviitoga tunisiensis DNA encoding:
- a CDS encoding COG1470 family protein gives rise to the protein MSTTKNVFLIIIFSVLFFLISFSQISVTPLSVEKYVRPGETITETFYILPGNTTQQVSIALFQLVQDFSGNFNYEEVDPDSFLYSSWIQYDNLVTVPAGTTTATEVKINIPMNAPFGTYNFILMFTPRVETSGQLGIIIRYAIRLTIHVEGITITQIRIDDLEVVPNEERRPTVVTSILNDSSFDLIVSIEAVLRDQKGKIIERFPLKIQYMERNNLSAQRILKGNKVMFYGTPKYLLSPGDYKLNLFVNYSDRQKVFTFNITVPAEGFSFAPLEELALVLDQNEFSFTLYPGAVKSFVVGFQNLSNKNVTVKIGAKDFPGLDKKYSLISWLTSRSTETMVVYPQRPARAIMSISVPKDAQEGGYYGKIVLNVYDELENLLTQKEVNIELIIGKVEYDVELVSTNYEVVEGIGIFSAVVKNIGSGYLIPKGSLSIINSKGVSIGVYDLVPSSEEWVVPEKEVLLLGEVPDLDISQDYSYILTIYNKENKLKTFEGTFFNSK
- a CDS encoding IS256 family transposase, coding for MAQFNITITEELLHGLFLSNGRDEAFSKLLEEIFNQVLLAQSTEQIGAEPYERTETRTAYRNGFRERQLTTRVGTLTLRVPRHRNGQFSTELFSRYQRSEQALVLAMMEMVINGVSTRKVEQITEELCGKKFSKSAVSTLCKKLDPIVEAFRTRPLKCHYPFLTVDAIYVKVRENGRVQSRGLLIAVAVNEEGYREIIGFQLANSESESSWGEFFSSLKDRGLKNVDLVTSDDHKGLVNAVRRHFQGASWQRCQTHFSRNMLDHTPKALQPEVKEELRRLYEAVDLESARKIRDQIIETYEAKAPKMTGLLDEAFDDITAVLALPLKYRKRLRTTNGVERLNQEIRRRERVIRIFPNEASVIRLMGALLMEQDEKWQTGRKYFDMQLYYQTHKEKNPNPITAA
- a CDS encoding YceD family protein — encoded protein: MFNEELKSSQLVVEYEKFEKIIERRIIIRNWKEIELPAENSKILSPIEVFFILEKRDNQVYASGKVETLLQLHCSRCLKPIEYWVDENFDSIYIDRRYEKFLSKSEQLKSLENTIYYDNSIIDLTNRVIEAIILAVPEIPLCKEDCKGLCQICGVDLNENPNHSCETDEIDPRLLPLKKLLEK
- the rpmF gene encoding 50S ribosomal protein L32, which codes for MAVPKQKPSRSRTHSRKAKLYAAYKINVVKCQKCGEPKLPHRVCLNCGYYGDKQILEIGE